Proteins from one Ranitomeya variabilis isolate aRanVar5 chromosome 1, aRanVar5.hap1, whole genome shotgun sequence genomic window:
- the SOCS4 gene encoding suppressor of cytokine signaling 4: MAENIEEKLGDLDVRPKSSRSRSADRKDGYVWSGKKLSWSNKSGHLADGGAGCSMDKAEGSAQSQERTHSCSSIELDLDHSCGHKLLGRSLKQKLQDAVGQCFPIKTCSSRHQSVLSSKRKIHISELMLDKCPFPPKSDLAYRWHFIKRHTAPVSQPHTQYVVKDAPQVEPLAMAEGQEDMLSEGQILSCEVNMVESVTTKALRGSKEDSDIDSDDEVLTLCTSSRKRNKPRWDPDDEIFQAATPPKYHTQIDYVHCLVPDLFQINNNPCYWGVMDRYAAEALLDGKPEGTFLLRDSAQEDYLFSVSFRRYSRSLHARIEQWNHNFSFDAHDPCVFHAPNVTGLLEHYKDPSSCMFFEPLLSSPLHRTFPFSLQHICRTVICGSTNYDGIDALPIPSSMKLYLKEYHYKSKVRVRRVDIPERHHK; encoded by the coding sequence ATGGCTGAAAACATCGAGGAGAAGCTGGGCGATCTTGACGTCAGACCGAAGAGCAGCCGTAGTCGCAGTGCAGACCGGAAAGATGGATATGTCTGGAGTGGGAAGAAGCTTTCCTGGTCGAATAAAAGCGGCCACTTGGCTGATGGGGGTGCTGGCTGCTCTATGGACAAGGCAGAGGGGTCTGCACAGAGCCAAGAGAGGACGCACAGCTGTTCCTCCATAGAACTTGATCTAGACCACTCTTGTGGACATAAGCTCTTGGGTCGGTCTTTGAAGCAGAAGCTACAAGATGCTGTCGGGCAATGCTTTCCCATAAAGACGTGCAGCAGCCGTCACCAATCCGTATTGTCTTCCAAAAGGAAAATTCATATAAGTGAGCTGATGCTGGACAAGTGCCCCTTCCCCCCTAAGTCGGACCTGGCCTACAGGTGGCATTTCATCAAAAGACACACAGCCCCTGTAAGTCAACCGCACACCCAGTATGTGGTGAAAGACGCTCCTCAGGTGGAACCCCTAGCCATGGCCGAGGGGCAGGAGGACATGTTATCGGAGGGACAGATCCTGTCTTGTGAGGTTAATATGGTAGAATCGGTCACCACCAAAGCCTTGCGGGGCAGTAAGGAGGACAGTGACATTGACTCAGACGATGAAGTCCTCACACTTTGTACAAGTTCTCGAAAGAGGAATAAGCCCAGGTGGGATCCGGACGATGAGATCTTTCAGGCTGCGACGCCCCCAAAGTATCACACCCAGATAGATTACGTCCATTGTCTGGTGCCCGATCTGTTCCAGATCAATAATAACCCGTGTTACTGGGGAGTTATGGACAGGTATGCAGCAGAGGCCTTATTAGACGGAAAGCCGGAGGGGACATTTTTACTACGGGACTCGGCACAGGAAGACTACCTGTTTTCCGTCAGTTTTAGGCGTTATAGCCGCTCCCTCCACGCCAGGATTGAGCAGTGGAACCATAATTTCAGCTTTGACGCCCATGATCCGTGCGTGTTCCACGCGCCCAACGTCACGGGTCTGTTGGAGCATTACAAAGACCCCAGCTCTTGTATGTTCTTCGAGCCGCTTCTCTCCAGCCCTTTGCACAGGACATTCCCCTTTTCCCTCCAGCACATATGCAGAACCGTCATCTGCGGCTCCACAAACTACGACGGCATTGACGCCCTCCCCATCCCTTCATCCATGAAACTGTACCTGAAGGAATATCATTACAAGTCTAAAGTGCGGGTCCGCCGTGTCGACATACCCGAGCGGCACCACAAGTGA